The sequence GGGCATGTATTTTATCAAGAGCAGCAAGATGTGGTTTTCCCATGGCTAGATCGCTGGCTAAAACCATAAAAAAAGGCCCCAAGGGGCCTTTTGTGAATCAACCAAGATTAGTGAGAGCTGCTCTGAGAAGCCCCTAATCCCGTTTGTGACCGCACAAACTGGGCTTTGAAACGTAAGCGTTCTTGCTGCCCTTCTACTGATTTATCCGTTATGGAGAAGAACCAGATCCCGACGAATGCCACTATCATTGAGAATAATGCAGGATATTCATATGGATAGATTGGTTTTGCATGCCCCAAGATGGTAACCCAGATAGTTGGGCCTAAAATCATCAGAATTATTGCGGTCAATAACCCCAGCCAGCCCCCAATCATTGCGCCACGAGTGGTCAGTTTTTCCCAATACATCGAAATGAAAATAATTGGGAAGTTACAACTGGCCGCGATGGAGAATGCTAATCCAACCATGAAGGCAATATTTTGTTTTTCAAACAAAATACCTAAACCGATGGCAACAAATCCTAAAATGACAACGGTAATTTTTGAAACTCTCAGCTCATCACGTTCGTTGGCTTTGCCTTTCTTAATCACACTGGCATAAAGGTCATGTGAAACCGCAGAAGCACCCGCGAGGGTTAGGCCGGCGACCACTGCCAAGATAGTTGCAAAGGCGACTGCTGAGATAAAGCCTAAGAAGAAGCTCCCACCAACAGCATCTGCCAGATGAACTGCTGCCATATTATTGCCGCCCAGCAATGCGCCAGCCGCATCTTTAAAGGCTGGATTTGGGCCGACCAATAAGATTGCGCCAAAACCAATAATAAAGGTCAATATGTAGAAGTAGCCAATAAAGCCTGTTGCATAGAACACGCTTTTACGGGCTTCTTTTGCATCACTCACGGTGAAGAAGCGCATCAGAATATGTGGCAAACCGGCAGTACCAAACATCAATGCCAGACCTAGAGACAAGGCTGATATTGGGTCAGATACCAATCCCCCCGGGCTCATGATTGACAGGCCTTTAGGGTGAACTTTGACGGCTTCGCTGAATAATGTGTTGAAGTTGAAGTTAACCGATTTCATCACCATGATAGCCATGAATGATGCACCGGCCAGCAGTAATACCGCCTTGATTATCTGTACCCATGTTGTGGCCAACATGCCACCGAACAGGACGTACAGCACCATCAGCATGCCGACCAGCACCACAGCGACGTGGTAGTTCAAACCAAACAGCAGCTCAATCAATTTACCCGCCCCGACCATTTGTGCAATCAGGTACAAAGCCACTACAACTAATGAGCCACAGGCAGATAAGGTGCGGATAGGTCTTTGTTTTAACCGGTATGAGGCCACATCGGCAAAAGTATAGCGGCCCAGGTTACGCAGACGTTCAGCGATTAAGAATAGAATGATTGGCCAGCCAATTAAAAAGCCGATGGAGTAAATCAGGCCATCGTAACCGGAGGTATAGACCAATGCGGAAATACCGAGGAATGAGGCCGCAGACATAAAGTCACCGGCAATCGCCAAACCATTTTGGAAGCCGGTTATACGTCCACCCGCAGTGTAATAATCTCCACGCGAACGGGTACGTTTAGACGCCCAGTAAGTGATATAAAGTGTTGCGCCGACAAACAGCACGAACATCACAATCGCCTGAATGTTGAGCGGCTGGCGATGAACTTCGCCGGTAATTGCTTCTGCCTGTGACAGCGCAGGCAGAGCTAATAAGGAAAGTACGGACCAATGGCGAGTCTTCATTGCTTCACCTCACGAAGAATTTCTGCCGTTAGACGGTCAAACTCGCCATTAGCACGAATAACGTAAACACCTGTAAGAACAAAAGAAATAACAATCAAGCCCACACCAACGGGAATACCGCGAGTAATGCTGGAACCTGCGTATAGCGGGGTGCCTAGCCATTGTGGTTCGAAAGCAATAAGGAAAATGAAACCGACATACAGCGCCAAGGTAATTAGCGACAGTAGCCAGGCAAAGCGACCACGCTTTTGTACCAACTCTTTGAAACGCGGGTTATTTTCAATCTCTTGATAAATGCTGTCATTCATCAGAGTCTCTCCTTTGAGGCATTAAATAAGGTACCGCCCGTAGGCGGCATAATTTACGACGGCGCTTGCATTGATTGTTTTTCTTCCAGTAATTTGTCTACGACACTCGGATCGGCGAGCGTTGAGGTATCCCCTAAGTTGCTGGTATCGCCAGCGGCAATTTTGCGCAGGATCCGGCGCATGATTTTGCCCGAACGTGTTTTTGGCAGTGAGTCGGTCCAGTGCAGAATATCTGGTGTTGCGATTGGGCCAATTTCTTTACGTACCCAATTGCGCACCTCGGTATACAGCTCTGGTGTGGGCTCTTCACCATGATTCAATGTGATATAGGCATAGATAGCCTGGCCTTTGATATTGTGTGGAACGCCAACAACAGCGGCTTCGGCAATTTTCGGGTGTGATACCAGCGCTGATTCGATTTCTGCGGTGCCCAAACGATGGCCTGAAACGTTCAACACATCATCAACCCGGCCAGTTATCCAGTAGTAGCCATCTTCGTCACGGCGTGCGCCATCACCACTGAAATACATGCCTTTAAAAGTAGAGAAGTAAGTTTGTTCAAAGCGGTCATGGTCGCCAAACAGGGTTCGAGCCTGACCCGGCCACGAGTCGGTGATGACCAAATTCCCTTCGGCAGCCCCTTCTTGCGGGTTACCCAAGTTGTCTACCAGTGCTGGTTGAACACCAAAGAATGGGCGAGTAGCAGAACCTGCTTTCAACTCGGTTGCGCCGGGGAGTGGGGTTATCATGAAACCGCCGGTCTCAGTCTGCCACCAGGTATCAACAATTGGGCATTTACTATTGCCAATTTTGTTGTAATACCATTCCCATGCTTCTGGATTGATAGGTTCTCCGACCGACCCCATGATGCGCAGCGAAGTGCGTTGGGTACCTTCGACGGCCTTATCACCCTCGGCCATTAAAGCTCGGATAGCCGTCGGGGCGGTATACAGAATATTAACCTGATGTTTATCAATAACCTGTCCTAAGCGATTAACGCCCGGATAGTTAGGCACACCTTCAAACATTAACGTAATTGCACCGCAGGCCAGTGGGCCATACAGCAAATAGCTATGCCCGGTAACCCAGCCAACATCCGCTGTACACCAGTAGATATCACCTGGGTGGTAATCAAATACGTATTTAAAGGTCAGTGCGGCATACACCAGATAGCCGCCGGTGGTATGTAATACCCCTTTTGGTTTGCCGGTAGAGCCAGAGGTATAAAGGATAAATAATGGATCTTCTGCATTCATTTCTTCAGGCGGGCAGTCGGCAGAAGTATCTTTAATCAGGTCATGCCACCACAAATCTCGCCCGTCTTTCCAGTAGCTGGCATTGCCGGTGCGTTGGAATACAACGACGTTTTTGATACTGGTAATCGCGGGATTTTTTAGCGCTTCATCGACATTTTTTTTCAGTGGAATTGCACGGCCAGCACGGATGCCTTCGTCGGCAGTAATCACCAATTTTGAGTTAGAGTCGATAATACGGCCAGCGACGGCATCAGGTGAGAAACCACCAAAAATAACGGAGTGAACAGCACCAATGCGAGCACAAGCCAACATAGCAACTGCGGCTTCTGGCACCATCGGCATATAAATAGCGACGACATCACCTTTCTTGATGCCCAGTCTTTTCAGCACATTGGCAAACTGACATACATCATGATGAAGCTGTTTGTATGTGACTTTTTTAGACTGATTCGGGTCATCGCCTTCCCAGATAATTGCAGTTTGATCACCGCGCTCTGCCAGATGGCGGTCTAGACAGTTGGCCGCAAGGTTCAACGTGCCATCCTCAAACCAGCGAATACTGACATGACCGGGATCGAAAGACGTGTTCTTCACCGTGCTATATGGCTTAATCCAATCAATAATCTTGCCATGCTCACCCCAGAATTCATCCGGGTTCTGCACCGACTGTTGATAATATTGATGGTATTGTTCTGGGTTTATCAGGGCATGTTCTGCAATTGCAGTTGGAATAGGGTGCTTATGTATTTGGCTCATAATCGTTCTCCTTGAGATTGTTAATAATATGTCAATCAAAAGTTAATTATACTGTGAAGGGATGTTTTGTTTCTTTTTTGGGCGGCAGATCACGCATAAAAGATGTTGATTTAGAGACTTACTTAATGCGCTGAGTGGTGAATCGATATCTTAAGGATAGAAGAGGTGCCGTCTGACTACGCTATAAAGGAAAGGAAATGTGGTCGTCAGCTCATTTTCAGTATGAAAAGAAGATATTGATATGCTAGCACTGTCAGGAATATTAACGTGACGTGATTAATTTTATACGGTATTAATTGTTAACCAAAAAATAAAATATTCATTTACAATTGCCGTGTTAATATTATTTTAATGCCTAACTGTAATTAAAAATTAGTATATATTCGAACTAGGAATATGTACTTATAAATAAAAAATGCTAAAGCATAAATATGCATTTTAATATTTTATTTATTTTGACTTCTTCATATTCATTTTCAGAATAAAAACAACTTTTCTTTAAGAATATTCTTGGTGAGCGGGAGTTGTCCTAAATTAAATTTAACAGAATGGAAACATAATGCATTCAGAAATAGAACATAACTAAGGTTTATATGATAATTTAATTTAGCTCATTTTTTCTACTGATGGATGTGGTTGTTATTTGTCATTGATGGATTTTACTTTTTTAATAACAAATATTTACTGGTCATGCATGATTATTCTGACCGATATTATGCACTGCTACGATGTAGGCTTAGTGTAAACAAGGCTTGCAGAGGAGTGCCCAGAAATGATACTGATTTATAACGTGGACGGCTGGCGGGAGGCTGAACCATAAGTACGATCAACTATAGCCCCGTATTTAATGATTAAGTATTCTATTTAAGATGCTTGGTAACTCGCATTTTATAGGATGCTTTGAGGAATTTTTAGGGTATGAAAAGTGTAAAAATAAGTCTGGCCTGGCAAATACTCATTGCACTGGTATTGGGTATTTTGGTTGGTGCAATTCTGCATAACCAAATTGAATCAAGAGAATGGTTGGTTAGTAATATTTTAAGCCCAGCGGGCGATATTTTTATCCGCTTAATTAAAATGATTGTGGTGCCGATTGTTATTTCAACCTTGATAGTGGGTATTGCCGGTGTTGGTGATGCGAAAAAGCTTGGGCGAATTGGTCTAAAAACCATCATCTATTTTGAAGTTATCACGACCATTGCCATTATTGTCGGGATCACCTTGGCGAATGTGTTCCAGCCAGGGCACGGCATTGATATGTCGGCATTAACCGTGGTTGATATTTCCCAGTATGAAAAAACCACCGAACAAGTTCAAAGTGGTAGCCACAGTTTGGTCAGCACTATCTTATCGCTGATCCCTGCCAACGTCTTTGCCTCTATGGCAAAAGGCGATATGTTGCCAATTATTTTCTTCTCAGTGTTGTTTGGTTTAGGGCTGTCTTCATTGCCAAAAGAAACCAAAGAACCACTGTTGAATGTGTTTAAAGCAGTATCTGAAAGCATGTTCAAAGTTACACATATGATTATGCGTTATGCGCCTATCGGGGTATTTGGCTTAATCTCGGTGACTGTCGCCAACTTTGGTTTTGCCTCACTGATCCCTCTCGCCAAATTGGTTGTGCTGGTTTACGCCGCTATTCTCTTCTTTGCCTTAGTGATATTGGGCACCGTAGCCAGATTGTGTAAGCTGCGTATTTGGATATTGATTCGAATTCTGAAAGATGAGCTAATTCTGGCATATTCTACCGCCAGCTCAGAAACAGTCTTACCACGCATTATCGAGAAAATGGAAGCTTATGGTGCGCCAAAAGCTATTACCAGTTTTGTGGTACCGACCGGTTATTCATTTAATCTAGATGGCTCCACGTTGTATCAAAGTATTGCAGCCATATTTATTGCCCAACTCTACGGTATTGAGCTGTCCATCGGGCAAGAAATTATTCTGGTTCTGACCTTGATGGTAACCTCGAAAGGTATTGCCGGCGTTCCGGGTGTTTCTTTTGTTGTTTTACTGGCGACATTAGGCAGTGTCGGTATTCCATTAGAAGGGTTGGCCTTTATTGCGGGTGTTGACCGTATTCTAGATATGGCGCGAACTGCATTGAATGTCGTGGGGAATGCATTGGCTGTGTTGGTTATCGCTAAATGGGAGCATCAGTTTGATCATAAGAAAGCTAAGGCTTATGAGAAAACTCTGTTTGCACCGAAACAGACACCCGTTCAAAGCTAGTTATTAAGCTATTTATGAGTTAAAAACCCCTTGTTGGCGTGATGCTAACAGGGGGTTTTTATTGTTCATTCTTACAAGAAATAAGCATGTAGATAACTTACTGGCATTACTCATTTAAACCTAAGCGATATGACCAACGGATCAATTCAGCGACTTTATGTACATCCAGCTTTTTCATCATATTAAGGCGGTGGGTTTCAACGGTTTTTTGACTGATTGAAAGCTGAGTCGCGATAATACGATTACAGGAACCTTCAGTGATCAGTTTTAATATTTGCCGCTCGCGGGGGGTTAGAACGGGTTGATGAGTCTCATTACCTTGAGCCAGCTTACTCAATAAGGTGCTATTGAGCGCGGGATCAATATAGCGCTTACCTGCGGATACAGTTTGAATCGCGGCCATCAAGATTTGCTGTGGACTTTTCTTTAGAACATACCCTAGCGCACCATTATTTAATGTCCTGCTGGCGTAATGCTCCTCATGGCGAGCGGTTAATGCCAGTATTTTCATACTTGGCCAACGGCGAAGAAGTTGAATAATGACATCAAGACCATCCATACCGGGTAACCCCAAATCGATAATGACAATGTCTGGCTCGGTTTGGCGGCATAAGTTATACACGTCTAATCCATTCTCCGCCTGGCCGACAATTTGATAGCGAGGGTAAGCTACAAGCATATTTTTGATACCATTAATAATCAGCTCATGGTCGTCGACAATTAATAATTTTGTATTCATAAAGTTATTCCTTTACCTGATGATTTAAATGGCGTCGCGGAGGTTCTATGGCTGAAATAGCTCATGGATTATCTCGTCGAGGCGAGTGATATCTTGTTGTGTGATGATTCCCTTGGTTTCGATGACTATTTCCAGTTGGATAACGGCATCTTGTAATTCGATTAGGCCGGCCTGGCCGGCACAGCCCTTTAGAGTGTGAAGATGGTCTGATAATGTCGGAATGTGAGTCAGGGAGTCCCTTGCTTGTTGCAGTAGTTCTTGTAGCGATTTTGATAATGTTAGACGAAGTGAGCTGTCGCTCAGATTCAATAATGGTTTGGATGTGGTTATTTGAGGCGTGAGATTAATCCCACGTTCAAGCTGGAATTGTGCTGTCATATCCAGAACTTCAGCGAGTTGGCTGAACGTCACGGGCTTCGAAAGATAGTGATTTATCCCCGCCTGATAAGCCCTTATTTTTTCATCAGGGTTAGTATTGGCACTAAGCGCCGTTATCATGCATTGATTGTCCAAATTAATGGCATCATTACGCCAGCACTGAGTTGTTGTCAGACCATCCATCCCCGGCATGCGAATATCCATCAATACCAGATCAAAATATTGGCCTTGCCCGATACGCAGCGCTATTTCGCCACTCTCTGCCAGCGTAACCTCATGCCCCAGTTGTTTCAGCATCATGCCGGTAATATCACGATTGGTTTCTGCATCGTCGACCAGCAATATACTCATATGCCAAGGTTGTAGTGGGAGATTATGTTGTATCTCAGAATAATCCGTGGCGGCGTATTCCTTATTGCCCAGATACTGTTTCACCTTGCTATATAAACGACCCGGTAAGTAGCATAATTCTTTATCAGCCAAGAATTCTTGTGGCAGATTTAGCGATTTATTGTTCATCGGTTGGCAGGTTATACCCCAGGCAGATAATTGTGCCCGCAATGCTGGCGGGGATGGACAAAACTCACCCTTAAAAGGTATTACGGGGGCGACTCCATTAAATGGCAGAATTAATGAGAAACGGCTCCCTGAGTTGGGTTTGCTATAAAGCGTAATATGCCCCCCCATCATTTTTGCCAAGTTATCTGCAATAGTCAGCCCCAGCCCCGTCCCTTGCCCGTGATCATAAGTTTGAATGAAGGGGCGGAATATTTTCTGCTGGTGCTGTAAATCAATCCCACAGCCGGTATCCTCAACGGTAAAGCAAAGTTGCTGGCCTTTGCGTTCAACCGAAAGGCTAATATGACCTTGCTGCGTAAATTTAACTGCGTTACCCAATAAATTAACCAGAGTTTGCTTTATGCGTTGGCTATCCAACTCAAGTTCTAGTGGTACATCTGAGCTGACATAAGTAGAAAGAACAATAGATTTACTCAAGACCTGGCTGTGAATAGTTAGCATCGACTGATCGAGCAAAGGCAAAAGCGCAGTTTTCTCTTGAGAGAGAGTTAATTGGCCGGATTCAATACGTGAGAAGTCCAAAAGATTGTTGATTATCGCCAGCAATGAATGTGAGCACTGGCGAGCTGTCTCAGCTAACCGATATTGCTCAGTCGTTAGGGGCATATTTTGCAATAACTCGATCGCGCCTAAAGCCCCATTCAACGGGGTGCGGATTTCATGGCTTATCGTGGTCAGATGGATACTTTTACGCTGATTGGCTTGTTCTGCGGTTAATTTTGATTTTGCTAATGCCATGGTGCGTTCTTTTACTTTCATTTCCAATGTGTCGTATTGCTTATTTAAGGTATCCAGCAAACTGTTGTAAGCGCGAGCAATATGGCCTAATTCATCCATTCGTTTAATGGGCAATCGTGGCTCCATAGCTTGTGGCCCGGTGGCCCCAATAATATTGACAAAATTCCATAAAGGGATGGCCAAGTAATATCGCAATAATAAAGAAAGTGCCAAGGTAAGTAACAGTAAAATTGCCAGTGCAAAGGGGAGTTGATGTAATGCCGGTTTGGCCGCCTCCCAAGCAAAACCGACTTGAGGGTAAATCACTAATTGTTGCCAACCAGGGCCTTTTAGCTGAGTTCTTAGTACTAAATAATCGGGTGTTTGCTGCCAACCATCGTGCAATTGGATATTTTTCAGTTGACGAAGAATGTCATATAACTGATTTGAAGGTATATTTTGTTGAGGGACAGGTAATAATCTGCCATCTTTATCCAGCCATAAATTAATATCTCTTCTCTCAACAGACTGATTATCACTCACTAATTCATTTAGTTTTAATGAAAATCCAGCTAATGAACCCATATGGTCACAAGCGGCAACGGAAACATGCCAGCCATTTTGTGGCGTATACGTTGGCATACCCCAAAAAATATTATTGTGGGTAGGGAATATGGGAAGTAGAAGTAGCTCTTTGCGCCGTTGCTTCAAATAATTGTTGGAAACTTCTTGTGGTTTGAATATGGTAATTCCATTACTTCGTTGAATCGTGAAGCTATCAAGATAATAGGTTTGGCCTGCAGTACCATAAGCCTGATTTACTTGGAAATTATGTTTAGACTGCGGAGAGTTACATGTTATTGAGTTGACGAGAGTATTATTTCCCACATTATCATTTTTGTGACTCATGGGAAATCCCCAGCTCATTTGATAATGAGCCTGGCGGTCGATCAGTGCAAGAGCATCCCGTTCCGCACCTTCAAATTGGTAATTGCTTAAATCTGAGCGAAGTGATGCCATATGTGTTAATTCATTCACCAATCGTTGACGCGTATCTTCATATGAAAAAAATGCCGCCATAATAATTGAAATTAGCCAAATAGCCGTTAAGGTCATAGCGAGTAATAGTGTCAATCGAGTGACGAGTGATGATGATTTTTTCATAAAGTCACCTGACTGTTTTTTTTAGTACGCCACAATAAAAATTTGATATCAAGAATTACACTGATTTCATTACTGCTCGTTATAGATTCATTTAATTATGAATAATGAGTAAATCAGGTTTTCACCTTATAACAGATATTTAGGATTGGAGGATAATTAAACTGTGGTATTGCTGGAGTGACAGTTGATGTTAGAAATATTGAAAATGCAGCCTTTAATCAAAGATATTGATTTATCAGATACCCATATTATGTGTTTTACACTAAATCAGATCCCCGCCAAAGCGATGGATTACGATCACTCTCTTTGTATTAGTCTTGTTTTTACTGACAAAAAAATGATATCTCACTCAGTGATTCATTATATTTCTCTCATGTTGGTGGCTCTTGAAGATACGCAGGATTTTGCATTACAGCTTAAGGGCGACTATTGGTGGCTTTGGTACCGATATACTCTCGACGAGAGAAATGACATTGATAATGAGCGGCAAAGATTATCTATTAAGCTTGATAGGATTCATACTGTTATCCAAATGCTCAACTCATTGGTCGCCACGATGAATGCATCTAAAACGCCTCTTTTAAGCAAGTATAAAATAGATGCCAGCAGGATTGTTTTATGAAAGAAATTACTGGTTTTATATTGTTTTTATTTGTATCCCAGGCCGCGGGGAAATCGATTCCTTGGCAAGGCGAACCTTTCTTTATTTATAGCCGAGGGATGGCAGTCACTAGTTTATTGAATGATCTCGGGGGTAACTATGGTATTCCCGTTGTTGTCAGCCCAGAAATAACTGAAAAATTCAGTGGTAAGATTCGGGATAAAACTCCCGAGGAAATATTGTCTGAATTGGCAGGGCTATACAATATCACTTGGTACTATGATGGGGATACTCTTTATTTCTATAAAACTCACGCTATAAAAAGAGAGTTTATATCTCCTGAGGGACTGTCGACGGTAACCTTAATAAAATATCTAAAACAAAGTGGGGTTCCTGAGGGTAAAAATTGTGCAGTACAGGCCATTTCTCGCCTTAATGCCATTGAAGTTACGGGTGTGCCTATCTGTATTGAACGTGTGACTTCACTGACTAAAATGCTTTCTTCACAAGTTCGTAAACAAAATCAAAATAAAGAAACAGTGAAAGTCTTCCAACTAAAATATGCTTCTGCTGCCGACTCTACTTACCAATATCGAGACCAGCAAGTTAAATTACCGGGCTTGGTCAGTGTGCTACGTGAAATGAGTGCAGGTAATCATTTACCTTTGGGGGGAGAAAAAGAGCCAGGGGATACGCCTGTAAGTATGCCACTTTTTTCGGCAGACCCACGGCAAAATGCGGTTATTATCCGTGACCGTCAGTCTAATATGCCACTTTATCGTAGTTTAATTACCCAATTGGATCTGCGACCTGTCCAAATAGAAATTTCGGTAACGATCATTGATGTTGATGCCGGAGATATCAGTCAGCTTGGTATTGATTGGTCAGCATCTACATCCATTGGTGGGGCGGGGATCTCATTTAATAGAGAGGCAGCTCCAAATAATACCGATGGATTCTCTACC comes from Yersinia canariae and encodes:
- the actP gene encoding cation/acetate symporter ActP codes for the protein MKTRHWSVLSLLALPALSQAEAITGEVHRQPLNIQAIVMFVLFVGATLYITYWASKRTRSRGDYYTAGGRITGFQNGLAIAGDFMSAASFLGISALVYTSGYDGLIYSIGFLIGWPIILFLIAERLRNLGRYTFADVASYRLKQRPIRTLSACGSLVVVALYLIAQMVGAGKLIELLFGLNYHVAVVLVGMLMVLYVLFGGMLATTWVQIIKAVLLLAGASFMAIMVMKSVNFNFNTLFSEAVKVHPKGLSIMSPGGLVSDPISALSLGLALMFGTAGLPHILMRFFTVSDAKEARKSVFYATGFIGYFYILTFIIGFGAILLVGPNPAFKDAAGALLGGNNMAAVHLADAVGGSFFLGFISAVAFATILAVVAGLTLAGASAVSHDLYASVIKKGKANERDELRVSKITVVILGFVAIGLGILFEKQNIAFMVGLAFSIAASCNFPIIFISMYWEKLTTRGAMIGGWLGLLTAIILMILGPTIWVTILGHAKPIYPYEYPALFSMIVAFVGIWFFSITDKSVEGQQERLRFKAQFVRSQTGLGASQSSSH
- a CDS encoding DUF485 domain-containing protein, coding for MNDSIYQEIENNPRFKELVQKRGRFAWLLSLITLALYVGFIFLIAFEPQWLGTPLYAGSSITRGIPVGVGLIVISFVLTGVYVIRANGEFDRLTAEILREVKQ
- the acs gene encoding acetate--CoA ligase, which encodes MSQIHKHPIPTAIAEHALINPEQYHQYYQQSVQNPDEFWGEHGKIIDWIKPYSTVKNTSFDPGHVSIRWFEDGTLNLAANCLDRHLAERGDQTAIIWEGDDPNQSKKVTYKQLHHDVCQFANVLKRLGIKKGDVVAIYMPMVPEAAVAMLACARIGAVHSVIFGGFSPDAVAGRIIDSNSKLVITADEGIRAGRAIPLKKNVDEALKNPAITSIKNVVVFQRTGNASYWKDGRDLWWHDLIKDTSADCPPEEMNAEDPLFILYTSGSTGKPKGVLHTTGGYLVYAALTFKYVFDYHPGDIYWCTADVGWVTGHSYLLYGPLACGAITLMFEGVPNYPGVNRLGQVIDKHQVNILYTAPTAIRALMAEGDKAVEGTQRTSLRIMGSVGEPINPEAWEWYYNKIGNSKCPIVDTWWQTETGGFMITPLPGATELKAGSATRPFFGVQPALVDNLGNPQEGAAEGNLVITDSWPGQARTLFGDHDRFEQTYFSTFKGMYFSGDGARRDEDGYYWITGRVDDVLNVSGHRLGTAEIESALVSHPKIAEAAVVGVPHNIKGQAIYAYITLNHGEEPTPELYTEVRNWVRKEIGPIATPDILHWTDSLPKTRSGKIMRRILRKIAAGDTSNLGDTSTLADPSVVDKLLEEKQSMQAPS
- the gltP gene encoding glutamate/aspartate:proton symporter GltP encodes the protein MKSVKISLAWQILIALVLGILVGAILHNQIESREWLVSNILSPAGDIFIRLIKMIVVPIVISTLIVGIAGVGDAKKLGRIGLKTIIYFEVITTIAIIVGITLANVFQPGHGIDMSALTVVDISQYEKTTEQVQSGSHSLVSTILSLIPANVFASMAKGDMLPIIFFSVLFGLGLSSLPKETKEPLLNVFKAVSESMFKVTHMIMRYAPIGVFGLISVTVANFGFASLIPLAKLVVLVYAAILFFALVILGTVARLCKLRIWILIRILKDELILAYSTASSETVLPRIIEKMEAYGAPKAITSFVVPTGYSFNLDGSTLYQSIAAIFIAQLYGIELSIGQEIILVLTLMVTSKGIAGVPGVSFVVLLATLGSVGIPLEGLAFIAGVDRILDMARTALNVVGNALAVLVIAKWEHQFDHKKAKAYEKTLFAPKQTPVQS
- a CDS encoding two component system response regulator; protein product: MNTKLLIVDDHELIINGIKNMLVAYPRYQIVGQAENGLDVYNLCRQTEPDIVIIDLGLPGMDGLDVIIQLLRRWPSMKILALTARHEEHYASRTLNNGALGYVLKKSPQQILMAAIQTVSAGKRYIDPALNSTLLSKLAQGNETHQPVLTPRERQILKLITEGSCNRIIATQLSISQKTVETHRLNMMKKLDVHKVAELIRWSYRLGLNE
- a CDS encoding two component system sensor kinase: MKKSSSLVTRLTLLLAMTLTAIWLISIIMAAFFSYEDTRQRLVNELTHMASLRSDLSNYQFEGAERDALALIDRQAHYQMSWGFPMSHKNDNVGNNTLVNSITCNSPQSKHNFQVNQAYGTAGQTYYLDSFTIQRSNGITIFKPQEVSNNYLKQRRKELLLLPIFPTHNNIFWGMPTYTPQNGWHVSVAACDHMGSLAGFSLKLNELVSDNQSVERRDINLWLDKDGRLLPVPQQNIPSNQLYDILRQLKNIQLHDGWQQTPDYLVLRTQLKGPGWQQLVIYPQVGFAWEAAKPALHQLPFALAILLLLTLALSLLLRYYLAIPLWNFVNIIGATGPQAMEPRLPIKRMDELGHIARAYNSLLDTLNKQYDTLEMKVKERTMALAKSKLTAEQANQRKSIHLTTISHEIRTPLNGALGAIELLQNMPLTTEQYRLAETARQCSHSLLAIINNLLDFSRIESGQLTLSQEKTALLPLLDQSMLTIHSQVLSKSIVLSTYVSSDVPLELELDSQRIKQTLVNLLGNAVKFTQQGHISLSVERKGQQLCFTVEDTGCGIDLQHQQKIFRPFIQTYDHGQGTGLGLTIADNLAKMMGGHITLYSKPNSGSRFSLILPFNGVAPVIPFKGEFCPSPPALRAQLSAWGITCQPMNNKSLNLPQEFLADKELCYLPGRLYSKVKQYLGNKEYAATDYSEIQHNLPLQPWHMSILLVDDAETNRDITGMMLKQLGHEVTLAESGEIALRIGQGQYFDLVLMDIRMPGMDGLTTTQCWRNDAINLDNQCMITALSANTNPDEKIRAYQAGINHYLSKPVTFSQLAEVLDMTAQFQLERGINLTPQITTSKPLLNLSDSSLRLTLSKSLQELLQQARDSLTHIPTLSDHLHTLKGCAGQAGLIELQDAVIQLEIVIETKGIITQQDITRLDEIIHELFQP
- a CDS encoding EscC/YscC/HrcC family type III secretion system outer membrane ring protein, whose product is MKEITGFILFLFVSQAAGKSIPWQGEPFFIYSRGMAVTSLLNDLGGNYGIPVVVSPEITEKFSGKIRDKTPEEILSELAGLYNITWYYDGDTLYFYKTHAIKREFISPEGLSTVTLIKYLKQSGVPEGKNCAVQAISRLNAIEVTGVPICIERVTSLTKMLSSQVRKQNQNKETVKVFQLKYASAADSTYQYRDQQVKLPGLVSVLREMSAGNHLPLGGEKEPGDTPVSMPLFSADPRQNAVIIRDRQSNMPLYRSLITQLDLRPVQIEISVTIIDVDAGDISQLGIDWSASTSIGGAGISFNREAAPNNTDGFSTVIGDTGNFMVRLNALQKNSRARVLSRPSVVTLNNIQAVLDKNVTFYTKLQGDKVAKLESITSGSLLRVTPRMIDSDGIKEVLLNLNIQDGQQQAPISSSEPLPEIQNSDISTQATLRVGQSLLLGGFIQDKQIESQNKIPLLGDIPLLGGLFRSTNKQSHSVVRLFLIKAVPVNTGE